Below is a genomic region from Amphiura filiformis chromosome 19, Afil_fr2py, whole genome shotgun sequence.
TAGGGCACTTTGTTAAATACTAATACTTATGTATAAATTATGTCCAtcataggccctaaaaacttttatttttcatttgattttcccattgaaaagacaCAATGTTCGATTTTCGATCAATtttatcaataaaaaaaatacagaacAGGATATTATGtagcacagtgacatcgccccgatatcttcatagtagaaatcgccatggtaggttgaatccacagccacacatggctattttattcggaccttatgagatgcatattattagcgaagtgacctgactaaggctatgacaatagacggggtaattgatttctcgctgtgtgagcaagcttgtatacacattgcggtcaatggttaatatactgtctccacttgagtgagtgccgctatagcctgctgcgcgctgtagtccataggcctacaggaccaacgcaatataaaattgagagttttggtcaaatgttgagttcaaagcgcacggccaattttcaaagcgcacgctaacgactataatatctgttcaacacgtattttcaagtgtatgagaccacatctggtttcttgagaaaaattcatttacggagatattcatcattttctaacccagtatacgaagattttcgtctgatatcaaaatcgtgcatagcaattcacgtgtatcgatcccgtgtattcattttaatgtctctgctgcaccaaataattattagccaggcgatgtcggtgtgtgtagGGCCCTATGTATACAAAtctttctgttttctttctttctttccttctttctttagcTTTATATATTTGGGTAAATGtaaatctaatcctgcacattatcatgataatgacaccccattgaatccaattatttgacctcaagaagtaaagttaccagcactgattagacgaaggtccaggtCCAGTGACAAACTGCATGGCATATACACACCTGATTTTGAGCATGCGACGTTATGGACAATAACGGTGCGCGGTGGCCACACAAGATATTGCTGGGATCAAAAGAACTTAATCAAAAAAGAACTGaagaaaactaaaacaaaataactgaaaaataaaataaaagttgtgaaaagtacagaaaagaaaaagaaaaaagaaagaaaaaattactGCTTTTAAAATAAAGCTTTACTGAATAAACTgtattgtctctttgttgcgcttgttggaatcattTCGCCTTGTATATACCCAGTGTTGTCACCTTCAAAACTAGACCTTCGTCCTATCAAAtgcctgtaaccatggtaacttttCTTCTTGAGCCTTTTTTataggtcacattggattcaatggggtgtcataaatatgcaggattagatagtgcatctattcaaaaaataaatttacccagtAGGTTTTGGTAACTATGGTTTTAATAAttgtaaaattgggatttttccCAATTGTAAGGATACCTTTTTTATGGcgcaatataaatttatatagaaGTATATAAGCCGGTATATATCTCTCCTTTAATACCTTTTCCCTCTTAAAACTGACCGTTAATCTCTTTTGTTTTTCTAAGATGGCAGCGGGAGGAGCAACTGACAAACCAATTTATTGGAACATGGAATTATGCAAAAATTCACCTGACGATCAACTTAACAACCAAAGAATACCGTTTGCAAGTGTTCAGGTCagctacaaaatgtcaaaaaagttGAAGTCTGAAGGATTAGAAGATGATACAAATGAGAAGTTTGAAGGATTAGTGGATGTAAAAAAGAAGTTTGAAGGGTTAGAGGATGTAAAAAAGGTATGTATCGCATTCCTCAACAACAGTTCAGGCGGTATGATTCAACTGAACAACAAAAATAATTCAGATGGCCAAACTGTGCCTTATGCTGAATTTGATGATGGCTTAATAAAATGGCTGAATCAAAGAGGACAAATGACAAACTACATATGGTACGGAGCAAAAGGGAGTCGACTCAATGCAAAGCGTCGTATTTTTATCAAACCAGTGCAACAAGAACCTCTGGCCTACCAGTCCTGCGTGTTTGCAAAAACACAGAACAGCGTGATCATGATAGACAAATCAACAGAAATAACTAAGATAGCCAAAGGAAAACACAAGTATGCAACCTCTCTGCCCTTGGAATCGCTACCCAATGCGGTAATTTGCGGACAAGTTCTTAAAGATTTTCCAGAAGATATTCTGATAGAAAACAAAGGCCCTACAAAAGAAGTCACTTTTGATAATCATAACAATGACAAAAGCGGGCAAGCTCTACCTCGGTACGTATCTGCATTTGCCAACACTAACGGGGGACATATATTATACGGAGTTCATGATAAATCACTGAAAGTACAAGGcatcaaatttgatgaaaaaaagGTAAAAGGAAACATTGACAGAATAATCACGAGCATGGTGTGGTTTGTTCCTGCAGAGGGGCGTcaaatgtcaaaaggagacatcgGCAAGTATTACAGAATCACAATCATACCCGTCAAGGAAGCTAAGGATGGGAAAGATGGTGTGCTTGTTGTGACAGTGATGCGCCCACTCGGAGCTGTTGTGTTTTCTCATACACCGATTGTTCCTTTTCTATTGCCGTATGAGCAGGGCGAAAACGTGATTCAGTACATGAACTTAACGAAGTGGTTCGAAGCTTTGTTGTCAAATAAGGATCCCAAACAAGGTAAGGCCCAATTTCTAGAGTCATATCATGACTTCTTTGCTTAAGAAAATAATTGCTTAGATTTGATACAGGTAAccactttcaaaattattttcttttctgaaaaTAGATATCGTAGGAAGACAATTCGTGTTCATAGTGCTCCTAAAATGTAAAGGTCTAAGGAGTCTTGTATCATTATTTACAAAGTCTTATTAGTAATAGTTTTATTCTGAGCCAAAAGAAAacctttgctgtaggcctatgtgttttaatTTTGTATCACATGCATGAACTGGCTCTTTTTTCAGAATCAATTCATTTTGAAAGCTTACTATcatcagattttgtttaaaatttggaTATGTGTTCTTATGCAATAAATTGTTCATTAAACCTTCTAATTCTATTAGACCTTTTTCCcatcttcccatcatgcactattccaggggtgaTGACGTAGTcaatcaacctcatagatcgtgtgcatctgaTGGTCTTTGCAataattttgtcttaatatgggcaatTGGGCATACTGGTTCCATATTATGTAAAGGCCACCGAtgttactataatgaaagacagagataaaaagaatttatcgcgtctgatgtcactgtcaattacgattgCTTTACACAGATTAAATAGCGCGTACTAAAAGGAAGGCCagtttatctggtgccgatcggagtaaaggaatagcagaaaatggcgaaaaattacgcacttttacaaggcaaaaagcaacttttctagatattgttgacatggtgccttcgtgaAAGAAAGTTTcatactataaagacctaacttttgagatggtttgtatgtttgaaggtgcaaaattaacaatgaaTAAGGCGCCctgttataccgccgcgttcagcaagtcatcatcacgatacTTATAatcaaaccgtgctcgagttttttagtaccaaaaagggttaacactacgttttacttttcttaactttgtgacgagtccctgaatgaatgaattatttagaatatccccaggcctatttaaatctttaaggttctttatagaacctatttaaatctttaaggttctttatagaacgttttaaggttcttttagaaccttattactgcttagggttctacatacaggacaaaaaaggttctaagtagcacctgtttttttctgagagtgtgtgtaaataattgtttgttatgttgaatctttgttttccatataccatgtatacatttcctaaaagctcttttgttacttttgacgaGATGGTGCCGGTGGTAATACTAATTCAAAACTGCTCATTATAAGTAGTTATAAGTGACCCTTCCTGCAttcttataaatactgtaattaaaaaaataaaaaaaaatatgaagctaCCGGTATTGAGGATGAAAGGCTTTTTTAAAATACTTATTCAATTGAATATGTCGGTCAGCAGACAACAGTGTGAGACAAGAAATATTATTGCCCAATACGCACTGTATACAATATGGAATGTCATAACTTTATGCATCTTGATCTACatactatatacatgtagtagataTAAATAGCGTTTGAATTACGCGGCCCTGTGGTGAACCTGGCTAGGGGTCAAAGGCTAATAGCATTTTCAGAGCTAGTGTAACCATATACCATGGTAACATGTGTAAATACTGGGgtatattataaatgaaatgtaaatttcccttttcatgtgatgaaagaaataacgtttgaaaatataacatgtatGCCTATAATCCCTACAAAAAATATTAGGCAAAAGAACATCTGTAAGTATATTGCACTGTATTTTTCTAATATTGGGAGTTTTACTATTGATGATAAATCAAATGGCACAGACAatctgaagaaaataatattagacTAGACTTGAATTAGTACTGTTTTGTATTCATGAATTTCATATAGGTCTTACTTAGTTATGTGTAGGTCAAGAGTAAATAATATATGTTGTTGCTCTTCTGGGCCAATTTTTTAACTTGTTGTTGACCACCATTTTCAACTGCCTCTCATCAAATGATCCCCGGAATTGATCCCTTCAATCAATTAATTTCGCGtccactcctcaatttctgggatcagtccatattttttcctctattatcatatttaattttaaggttaggcctaatgttgataaacaagttaaattttcaccatgaatcacttgcaagtatttttgtagaactttaaaagagtctaacccttggccttcataatcttaaatataaaaataagggcctcatcattttcctgttagatactgaaaactgctagcactgtcaatatcacatggaaactgcagtatttttttttcatttagcaaaaaataaataaatgttgggacaTGAAACAAATTGTCAAATTATGTGGCCTCACCAAACACAGCCCCCAATTTCTGATAATCCAAAAAgtacttttcttcaaatatttcctcctaaaactttccatggctttttgaaaaaaaaatccaaatttcgtcaacttttatattttgacctcatTGTCCCCACTCCGACGGAAAGATCTAgctcattttgataaaatgtttcccgTGACTCTCACACCCCCTCCTAAACCTGTCAAATCCTTCCATTTGTTCACCATGTATCccaatgtgttattttaaaaggCTTATTTCTAGCTCTATGATTACATTCTTGTTAAACTTCTCCTCCTACCCCTCATACAGCCCTCCAACCACCACCCTATGCAGATGCACCCATGTCAATGCATATGGGCTTATCCCCAAAGTATTCTTGGGCGGAGTCATCTTCCACAGCATGGGCACATTATCATTTTTACTGTAGTGGGGTACTGGGGGTGATTTATGTTTGTATGTCTGTGCAAGTGCCTGTTCATATATTGGTGAGGATGATCAAATCCACAGCCTATtccccacatcaaaatgtagatttttgtttGCATCAGTAGAAAAATTATTATCATTGACCCTATGAATGCTATGtgaaagtgaagacctgagcgcaagtagACTGTAAGTACAAAAATgatatatcgatcaatattatagacatttacttggttgatatacaaaatgattcttcttgcctatatccatgtacctgagaagtatcaatgtaaagcagtattcagactttttattgtacgtacaatattgtatgcaacatatctacgttgtttaatctattgccattctattttcagtaatgtttaagttctaacgaatgtttgatgacgtaaaatcgataatatatttctactagatattacatgtaacatattatcgatttttcgtcatcaaacattcgttagaacttttaaaaaaaacattactggaaatagaatggcaatagattaaataacgtagatatgttgcatacaatattgtacgtacaatactcggagtctgtggagcgcttcaTGGCTTTTTTTTGCGGTTTCCAAATTAGcttatttaaaaaagtttaaacAATCATATCTCaagtttaacttttcttatttctaaccaacttgaaattgcttaccgagaggaagctttcttccagtattctcttggacgtcttcagccccaatatcTCAAGATGCCAATAGGCCTATGAATTAAAGATGTGTTGTTTGAATTGGAATGTGCATGATGAGTGATTCTTAATGTTCtgttaaaaattgcttgctcctcccTTTCATTATACCAAAAAAATCCTTACTGCCCTTTTTTTAACATGCTGAAAATTTTTTGCCACGCCCCTGCCAAAAAATCGTTGCCCTTTGTTTACACATgttagattttggggaaccccaatttaaaacctgaaattatcatgtgatgtgagtgcatcaaaaagaacattttgcatatttgagcatTTCATGATATGTTTTACACGGCGTTTTAGGGTTTAATATCGAAATGGtgccaaatatctgtgccaaaaatcgctcgccTCCCCTTTTAGCCTGCCACTTTTCACCATTCTAtgggtatacataattattgaaccacccctaaatgcaagtgcactgtgcacattattttgggcataaaagGTGAAAACCGCACGTCTGTGAAGAAATCGTACCATCCTgtaaattaaaggtgggtaacctgattgacaatctcatcccccactttaggccaatgaaagtcaattccgagtttatcgtcacttttttttccaggttggtgaggtgactttttcatttttcatttttcattatttcatcagatttcattattgacctaaaatgcatgttgatttaaagccaaactcatacatgtgatttataaacatgtttttatacgggtaaggactagaaaagttagaaaagagcctggttttgcttccaagttatgaatatatgttttacaaacaaaaatatttgtttccaattgctaaaactggtgaaaacactgatactttgaaaataatgaattattttggcatttttgaaaatttgacgcgggtacttttggtttccaaaaagtgacgcgggcgggggacgataaactcggaatcgactttcacgcgccttacctcatcaaaatgctgattttggtatcagatctagatgaaagctcatattttctcataaacttattgaatttggcgttccaaattggtatatttcgaAGAATCGTCAAAAACTgcagaattagtctcaaatatggtataccacatttgagactaattaggcagttttttgatgatatcttcggaaatacactgagttggaacttctaacttTAATATGTTTATGTTACTCCTGGCTCTATGGGGGAGTTCGTGGCCATCTCTGTTGTACTCAGTCAACCATGATTTTATTGTTGTACAAGTCAAgggctttcagaaaaacttgggtgatcgatctgaatttgcctaactttttctgtagagggcgcttttcaaaatggcccaaaTTAACTATTTTTGACTATATCTTAGCTCCAGAGGCTCATAgagatatgattttggtgtctatacatatgttttcagggtcaaggaacccGAAAAAACTAATAGAATATACTTAGAATATAAATAACTTTTCTattgagggcgtttttcaaaatggccgccaaattgactacttttgacttttctcagtTCTAGAGGTCATAGAGACAGGACATTGGTGTCTAAAcataccccccccaaaaaaaaactacTAGTATAGACGAATAGAATATGATTAACTTTTctattgagggcgcttttcaaaatggccgccaaagtaACTATTTTTGACTATATCTTAGCTCCAGAGGCTCATCaagatatgattttggtgtctatacatatgttttcagggtcaaggaacccaaaacaaaataaaagaataGACTTGGAATATGAATAACTTTTCTATTGAGGGTGCTTTTCAACATGGCCACCAAATTGACTACTTTTAACTTTATCTCAGCTCTAGAGGTCATAGAGACCGGACGTTGGTGTCTAAACAtacgttttcagggtcaaggaacacAAAAAAAACTACTAGTATAgtagatatcggaaggtcgtgggttcgattcccatgccggaacatttgtgtttatttgttcttgtgcaggatgcgtatccccattacctactttactagTATAGACTAATAGAATATGATTAACTTTTCTATTGACggtgcttttcaaaatggcctaaatTGATTACTTTTGACTTTATCTTAGCGTTAGAGGTTTATAGACCTGACGTTGGTGTCTAAACAtatgtttttagggtcaaggaaCCCAAAATACTACTATATTACACTAGGACGCAGTAGGGGTGGACACCCATCCTGAATTTCAAAATGGTCATCACGAACTTGTGAAATTAACTTATTTGAACTGACATTTTCCTTTTACACCAATTCCAAGGACATGTCAACGTTCTGGCCGTCAAGCCAAAATAAACTGCTGCTTGAAACACTAGTGTATGCATTCTTGAGTGATACGTCCATGGAAATGCATAAAGAGCCAACTGTTCTTAGCCAGCTATGCATTGGCAGTGACAAATGGAAGTGCATAAAGATCCATAATGGAACAGAATATAACATAAAGCACCTGCAGTCTCAAGTTGAAGAGGCAGATCTCCATATACCCATGCATGTCCTAGATTGTGTCCTAGCTGATCACAAAACGTGCGTTGTTATATCCAACGATACTGATGTAACAGTTGCCCTGTTGTTTTATATGGCTACCTTTCTTCACGAGGGTCTTCAGGAACTGTGGGTAAGAGCAGGGAGAGGCAACTCTACCCGTTTTGTCCCTCTCCACATTCTGTATGCAAGATTGGGCCCTCAGATGTGCACAGTGCTTCCTGCGCTACATAGTCTCACAGGATGTGACATCACCAGTAAAATAGGTACAAAGAAAGCAGCCCTTAAGGCCAAACCTGTGGCTTACTTGCAAGGATTTGGCACAACAACTCCTCTAGGTCCTTCTTCTATCCAGCAGGCAGAACAGTACTTGGTGCAAGTCATAGATGCTGGAAACAAGTCCAGTAATTTTCTGCAACTAAGAGCACATCAGTTTCACTTCTCAAAGTCAGCTTCACACCACAGTCTGCCACCAACATCTAAAGGTTGAGACCTCAGATAGCTGTAGAAATCTCCACAACTGACCTGATAGACAATATATATGAACTATTATTCCAGGCTATTATTGAAGTTAATCAAGTTCCTTACAAATCAAATGGTAAATTGGTACGGTTTTCTTTCAATCACAACCTAAGTTTAACTGCCTAATGCCTAATAATGACAGTTTTGGAGGCTCCTAAGAATCTCTGTCGACCAGACGAAACTGTCAGGTTAATAATAATAGTCATGTGAGCTTCGGTCTGATTTGAATAGTATTATACCattataaaatgcattttaagcaTGGACAAAACCATATGTAGATATTAAACTTAATGAATACAAATGTAAGATATTCTTAATGCTCCCATTGGATACTATAAGACTTACaaacaaaagtagccaccaaaacTATGACTCTTTGTTTATAAATAACTAAGTTATaaataacaatgttaatttttggcggccattttgaaattcaagatggctgcctcaAAGGAGGTGCCAGTGACTAAACAACTGGTCTTATTGGATTCCTTGGTAGTAAAAATATAggtatagacaccaaaatcgtGTCTCTCCGCACTCCAGAAACTGAGATATtgtcaaaagtaataattttggcggccattttgaaaaacgccctctatagaaaaagttaggcaaattcagatcaatcacccaagtttttctgaaagcccTTGACTTGTACAACAATAAAATCATGGTTGACTGAGTACAACAGATATGGCCACGAACACCCCCATAGAGCCTAGAGTATGtggaaaatagggcctttcacttgaaatcaatatattacatgatcatgatgattatcatttaaaataaaaacactgtagactaccaatatcacgctgtataaatgtcagtaattccattaggaattagtcacatttacaaaaaacatttacatgttccttttgcatgagtgcttggaagggatgacattttatgttatacataagtttttgattagaatttttatatatttaaatataggcctatcaggtcaccttcctttaattgtcAGGTCAATCAGGAGATATTGGTCAAATCAATACTTTGATGTAAACACATCATAGCAAACATGACAAACTTTATTGTGGAAGACCTaaatatttccatcaaaatgaCGCGTTTGAATAACACCCCCCCATTTTCCTCGCCAATTCATCTGTGAACATTTGATGAGTGCATAAAAcctgtatggtattttgagggCAGTGAATGTGACACACGACCAGCACACGACTGGGCTATATAAATACTATCAATATTTCCCAATGGGACATTTACTCTAGGTCAAGACACTGGCTTGATTTTTATATTCCACAACTGACTAAACTGAACTCATTGACTGACTCATTGACTGGAAAGTAATTGTAGTATAGATTTGAAAATAGCTATGAAGTTAAGAAATGTAAATCAGTGTAAACATTGACTATATAGACAACATGCTCCTACTTTTCAAATTGATAAATATGATATTTACAAACGCTATATTACAAAAATACTAAACACCGAGCTGAAATTTAAAAAggacatttcaattaaaattgatgCAATTTTGGATTCACTACAGCTATATTTGACACCAAGGAAATACCAACAAGACAGCGTTCAAACTTTGACTTACATTTGGcggacaaatgtgtgaaaaaaaatggggtgaaaacaataattcttGATTGTTTGTATGTTTCCAAAGATAAAATagcatctagtttcagattttggcacttaaacctccctatttttgtaaatatttttgaggaaaaaaaaaatcaattttttgtccgattttggccgaaaattgccGTTTTAGGTTGACAAAAAtgttgacttgctaatttcctgtgagtgtatgaacatgaacactatcaaatagtgcctaattttttatgctaattgggTAACAACGGTACAattttaaaagcattgaatgggatccatatatttctatattttcgtagcaggagtagaaactcaaaggttcgggtgacaattgatttggaaaaaagtatgatattcgcctcattttctatttgaaaaggccatatctccacaatggtatgagctatagggatgttttaagtgtcattttgctcagtatatttttcaatagctaaatggtgatataacatttaagtaagctagatttacagaaaagaaaataacttgcagtaTGCTACCCCAACCCTAAGAATTGTGAGGGCAtaaaaaaattaatggatttttGCTACCAAAACTTGCAGTTCACTAGACCTTCCTTTAAAATCATTACAACCACTTGACCTTAGAGTAGTCTATACTgtgtatgtataggcctagtggtaATGGAAATGTAGCTGTGTAGCAATATACTAAAATTGCACATTacaatacatttaaaaaacaatattGAACACAATTCAATAAACAGACACACTATAGAGGAAAATGCTGGAAGGTGTATGGCAGCTCTTCCGTTGATATTATAAGttaccaaacaatgaaatttgaaacctaaataaaaatgcaagacaaCAACCAATTTGAGACAATGATGATGCTCAATGAGGACAAATTAACTGAGTTTTATATTCAATAACCATAACTTAACATGAGACAATGGTGCTCAATCAGGACAAATTAATTCTATTTTCAATACATATTACAAGTGAATCATTCCCCTTGCTCGTGTCAGATTATGTCAAATAAAATTATGCGTCTGCTGGCCCCATGGATAACACTGTTCTGTTTGTGCGTGCACAACCTATAGATAAGAAGTTTTATGGGGCAGAAAAGATCTATTTGCCATAGTAATTTTATATTAGCCTGACACCTCTCTTGCATATTGAGATAGGTAGGATATAATGTGATCAGATGGGCACAAGGATCCTCTCAGTAATAAGTGCTATCCCTTCATGCATTGCAGTGGatctaaaaaactgaaaataactaATAAGAGCACTCAGATATTGGGGCATGTGGATAGCTTCTGAAAATTTATTTAAAGCATTGAGCTTCtgtattaaggtggctgtgtactctcagacatgcatggagTAAAAGTgctataactttgtaattattcacgcaagacatataaaagtatacatttttttttataaaggcaGGACATCAATgaatatcaaaataaatacagatttggtgtaaaaaaaaggtacatcataacaaaaaaacactcttcccaaacatttttgttttgttttttcttaatcttggggCACAGTattccaaaaactgtttttttagttttttgatattgtccTTATTTTTTTCTAAGTAAACACTATCCACTTGAAGTATGCATGTCTATTATAATGCTGCAATTTAATCTTTGTAAAGAAAATCTGATGTTGAAACAAAACGAGTTTATATGTTTCCTCATTCCTTTCTCAACAACACAATCATGTGTTCATCACGTCTTGTTTGTACTCTATGATATTGAAACTGAAGAGATTATTCATCATTCCTCCTAAATTGATCAAgtaaaaatcccattgaaatgttTGTGAAATG
It encodes:
- the LOC140140523 gene encoding uncharacterized protein is translated as MAAGGATDKPIYWNMELCKNSPDDQLNNQRIPFASVQVSYKMSKKLKSEGLEDDTNEKFEGLVDVKKKFEGLEDVKKVCIAFLNNSSGGMIQLNNKNNSDGQTVPYAEFDDGLIKWLNQRGQMTNYIWYGAKGSRLNAKRRIFIKPVQQEPLAYQSCVFAKTQNSVIMIDKSTEITKIAKGKHKYATSLPLESLPNAVICGQVLKDFPEDILIENKGPTKEVTFDNHNNDKSGQALPRYVSAFANTNGGHILYGVHDKSLKVQGIKFDEKKVKGNIDRIITSMVWFVPAEGRQMSKGDIGKYYRITIIPVKEAKDGKDGVLVVTVMRPLGAVVFSHTPIVPFLLPYEQGENVIQYMNLTKWFEALLSNKDPKQELIDQALSKLTSGDGELRVRHDHYHHLIPPSQSTPRDLSNAPIFGALTEGLRIVPDMPVEVLYAKGEEEEQEDENEELSDEMGNLDIQSETEKKIKGDQNASDADFIDVICKTELTTDDLINVLTHLGMSERMLRKPNRIILKGEKDVENGEQSIAPQLFILADRALREWRDREQSDGRLATRKSIIDILRGANLVTAERLLTELWGIQM